Proteins co-encoded in one Methyloterricola oryzae genomic window:
- the rlmKL gene encoding bifunctional 23S rRNA (guanine(2069)-N(7))-methyltransferase RlmK/23S rRNA (guanine(2445)-N(2))-methyltransferase RlmL, translated as MSETLTFFATAPLGLERLLLEELAALGAGDAREARAGVEFSGGLAEAYRACLWSRLANRVLLKLTEFPAATPEALYAGIAAMDWAEHMVPDASLAVDFATIRSAITHTRYGAQKVKDAIVDQFRELCGVRPTVELARPDIRVNVFVDRDTAHVSLDLSGESLHKRGYRLEGGAAPLKENLAAAVLLRAGWPEIARQGGDLIDPMCGSGTLPIEAALMAADIAPGLTREHFGFLRWKGHAAPLWETLKAEAEDRREAGLKACKVAIHGYDLDRKAVHAALGNLERAGLRGHVHVEKASAETVRPRKPVGLLVVNPPYGERLGEVETLRPVYEALGQTLQSHFQGWRASVLTGNPELAFRLGIRSHKQYRLFNGALECKLLNFEIDPERFFVPHGEGESGEVARLLRRAAALAMQPATPGAQMFANRLRKNLKSLGRWARQNQVSCYRVYDADLPEYALALDIYQGDERWLHVQEYEAPASVDPKKAEGRLLEALSVMPAVLEIAPDHLFLKVRRRQKGAEQYEKQAEGGRFLLVEEGGCKLWVNLQDYLDTGLFLDHRSTRLMIQQKAGGKRFLNLFAYTGSATVHAAVGGAVSTTTVDMSNTYLDWARRNLAANGLAGSKHELIQADCLAWLAEESKRQTRRYDLIFLDPPTFSNSKRMHAAFDIQKDHPELIRQAASLLAPGGLLIFSTNFRKFRLQSLDGLVAEDISVKSIPTDFQRNPRIHYCWLIRREGDGHADVGTV; from the coding sequence TTGAGCGAAACACTGACATTCTTCGCCACCGCGCCGCTGGGTCTTGAACGCCTGTTGCTTGAAGAGCTTGCTGCCCTCGGTGCCGGCGACGCAAGGGAAGCGCGTGCGGGCGTCGAATTCTCCGGTGGCCTGGCGGAGGCCTATCGCGCCTGCCTCTGGTCTCGTCTGGCGAATCGCGTGCTGCTCAAGTTGACGGAGTTTCCGGCCGCGACGCCCGAGGCTCTGTATGCCGGGATCGCAGCCATGGACTGGGCGGAACACATGGTGCCAGACGCGTCCCTGGCCGTGGATTTCGCGACCATCCGCTCGGCCATCACACACACCCGCTACGGCGCCCAGAAGGTCAAGGACGCGATCGTCGATCAGTTCCGCGAACTCTGCGGGGTGCGGCCGACAGTGGAACTCGCGCGGCCGGATATCCGCGTCAATGTGTTCGTGGATCGGGATACGGCCCACGTAAGTCTGGACCTGTCCGGGGAGAGTCTGCACAAGCGCGGCTACCGCCTTGAAGGTGGAGCCGCGCCGCTCAAGGAGAATTTGGCGGCAGCGGTGCTGCTGCGCGCCGGGTGGCCCGAAATCGCTCGGCAGGGTGGAGACCTGATCGACCCCATGTGCGGGTCCGGCACCCTGCCCATAGAGGCCGCGCTCATGGCTGCCGACATCGCACCGGGCCTGACGCGGGAGCATTTCGGCTTTCTTCGCTGGAAGGGGCACGCCGCTCCCCTTTGGGAGACCTTGAAGGCCGAGGCCGAGGATCGCCGCGAGGCGGGCTTGAAAGCCTGTAAAGTCGCCATCCATGGCTATGACCTCGACCGCAAGGCCGTGCACGCCGCCTTGGGCAATCTCGAACGGGCTGGGTTGCGCGGCCATGTCCACGTGGAAAAGGCATCGGCCGAGACAGTGCGGCCGCGCAAACCTGTCGGCCTGCTGGTGGTGAATCCCCCTTACGGAGAACGTTTGGGCGAAGTGGAGACCCTGCGCCCCGTCTACGAGGCGCTGGGCCAGACCCTGCAGTCTCACTTCCAAGGCTGGCGCGCCAGCGTGCTCACCGGCAACCCGGAACTGGCTTTTCGCTTGGGTATCCGCTCACACAAGCAGTACCGGCTGTTCAATGGAGCGCTGGAATGCAAGCTGCTCAATTTCGAGATTGATCCGGAACGCTTTTTCGTGCCCCATGGCGAGGGAGAGAGCGGCGAAGTCGCCCGTCTGTTGCGCCGGGCAGCCGCCTTGGCCATGCAGCCCGCCACGCCGGGTGCCCAGATGTTCGCCAACCGCCTGCGCAAGAATCTGAAGAGCCTTGGGCGGTGGGCGCGTCAGAATCAGGTCAGTTGCTACCGCGTTTATGACGCCGACCTGCCGGAATATGCCTTGGCCTTGGATATCTACCAGGGTGATGAGCGCTGGCTGCATGTGCAGGAATACGAAGCGCCGGCCAGCGTCGACCCGAAGAAGGCCGAGGGAAGGCTGTTGGAAGCCCTTTCGGTCATGCCCGCCGTTCTTGAAATCGCGCCCGATCACCTATTCCTCAAAGTGCGGCGTCGCCAGAAGGGGGCAGAACAATACGAGAAGCAGGCCGAAGGCGGACGCTTCTTGTTGGTGGAGGAGGGCGGCTGCAAATTATGGGTGAACCTTCAGGACTATCTGGATACCGGGTTGTTCCTGGATCACCGCAGTACGCGCCTGATGATCCAGCAGAAGGCCGGTGGCAAGCGCTTTCTCAACCTGTTTGCCTACACTGGTTCGGCGACGGTGCACGCCGCAGTGGGCGGTGCGGTGTCGACCACCACCGTGGACATGTCCAACACGTATTTGGATTGGGCGCGCCGCAACCTAGCGGCGAACGGGCTGGCAGGGTCGAAACACGAACTGATCCAGGCCGACTGCCTGGCCTGGCTGGCTGAGGAATCCAAGCGGCAGACACGCCGCTATGATCTGATCTTTCTCGACCCGCCCACCTTCTCCAACTCAAAGCGCATGCACGCTGCCTTCGACATTCAGAAGGATCACCCGGAACTGATCAGGCAGGCCGCCAGCCTGCTTGCGCCCGGGGGGCTTTTGATCTTCTCCACCAATTTTCGCAAGTTCAGGCTGCAAAGCTTGGATGGCTTGGTGGCCGAGGATATCTCGGTAAAGAGCATTCCGACGGATTTCCAGCGAAATCCTCGCATCCATTATTGTTGGCTCATCCGTAGAGAAGGGGATGGCCACGCTGACGTGGGCACGGTTTGA
- the rplT gene encoding 50S ribosomal protein L20, producing MPRVKRGVTAHARHKKVLKLAKGYYGARSRVYRVAKQAVIKAGQYAYRDRKQRKRQFRALWITRINAAARECGLSYSRFMDGLKKASVELDRKVLADMAVHDKEGFAQLVKLVQSA from the coding sequence ATGCCCAGAGTTAAACGTGGCGTTACCGCTCACGCCCGACACAAGAAAGTCCTGAAACTTGCCAAGGGTTACTACGGCGCCCGTAGCCGTGTCTACCGCGTGGCCAAGCAGGCGGTTATCAAGGCGGGACAGTACGCTTACCGTGACCGCAAGCAGCGCAAGCGCCAGTTCCGCGCGCTGTGGATCACTCGCATCAACGCTGCGGCACGGGAGTGCGGCCTGTCTTACAGCCGCTTCATGGACGGTCTGAAGAAGGCCTCCGTCGAGTTGGATCGCAAGGTGCTGGCCGACATGGCGGTGCACGACAAGGAAGGTTTCGCACAGCTGGTCAAGCTGGTCCAGTCCGCCTAA
- the pheS gene encoding phenylalanine--tRNA ligase subunit alpha, with translation MTAPLESILTEARQQLAAADSLAHLDQVRVQYLGKKGLFTERMKELGKLSPEERREAGQQINLARDEFQNALEERRGALEAQALQARLASETIDVTLPGRGIGGGGLHPVTLTLRRICRLFQNVGFQVVEGPEIEDDYHNFEALNIPASHPARAMHDTFYFDAHTLLRTHTSPVQIRVMESGSAPLRIIAPGRVYRCDSDLTHTPMFHQVEGFLVDEDVSFADLRGILYAFLRLFFEKDIQVRFRPSYFPFTEPSAEVDIECVICGGGGCRVCKHTGWLEVMGCGMIHPKVFGFVGIDTERFTGFAFGLGVERLAMLRYGINDLRMFFENDLKFLQQFRAS, from the coding sequence GTGACAGCTCCCCTTGAATCGATTCTGACGGAGGCCCGCCAGCAGCTGGCCGCAGCCGACAGTCTGGCGCATCTGGACCAGGTGCGTGTCCAGTACCTGGGCAAGAAAGGGCTGTTCACGGAGCGCATGAAGGAACTGGGGAAGTTGTCCCCGGAAGAGCGCCGCGAGGCCGGGCAGCAGATCAACCTGGCCCGCGACGAGTTCCAGAATGCCCTGGAGGAGCGGCGTGGCGCCCTGGAAGCGCAGGCCCTGCAGGCGCGCCTGGCTAGCGAGACCATCGATGTCACCCTGCCTGGCCGCGGCATCGGCGGCGGCGGGCTGCATCCCGTCACGCTGACGCTGCGCCGCATCTGCCGGCTGTTCCAGAATGTGGGGTTCCAGGTGGTGGAGGGGCCCGAGATCGAGGACGACTACCACAACTTCGAAGCCCTCAATATCCCGGCGTCCCATCCGGCTCGTGCCATGCACGACACTTTCTATTTCGACGCCCATACCCTGCTGCGCACCCATACCTCGCCGGTGCAGATCCGCGTCATGGAAAGCGGGAGCGCGCCGCTGCGTATCATCGCGCCGGGCCGGGTGTACCGCTGCGATTCCGACCTGACCCACACGCCCATGTTCCATCAGGTGGAAGGGTTCCTGGTGGATGAGGACGTAAGCTTCGCCGACCTGCGCGGGATCCTGTACGCGTTCCTGCGCCTGTTCTTCGAGAAGGACATCCAGGTCCGCTTCCGTCCCTCCTATTTCCCCTTCACCGAGCCGTCCGCCGAGGTGGACATCGAGTGCGTGATCTGCGGCGGCGGCGGCTGCCGCGTGTGCAAGCACACCGGCTGGCTGGAGGTGATGGGCTGCGGCATGATCCATCCGAAGGTCTTCGGTTTCGTCGGCATCGACACCGAGCGCTTCACCGGCTTCGCTTTCGGCCTGGGCGTGGAGCGGCTGGCCATGCTGCGCTATGGCATCAACGACCTGCGCATGTTCTTCGAGAACGACCTGAAGTTCCTGCAGCAGTTCCGGGCCTCCTGA
- a CDS encoding transglycosylase SLT domain-containing protein, whose amino-acid sequence MGLVAMALSGCATAPPSHTSDLCAIFREKDDWYAGAHEAFRRWGAPIPVQMAIIKQESSFVDDARPPRVRFLGIPLWRPSSAFGYAQAKDETWDWYLRTTGNGGADRDDFVDAVDFVAWYIHQTYSKLGVSKSDAYYQYLAYHEGQSGFRRGTWRAKPGLLRAAQRVEALAALYGRQLQGCAGVLEAALSD is encoded by the coding sequence TTGGGGCTGGTCGCCATGGCTCTCTCGGGCTGCGCCACGGCGCCTCCGTCCCATACCAGTGATCTTTGCGCCATATTCCGGGAAAAGGACGACTGGTATGCGGGAGCCCATGAGGCTTTCCGACGCTGGGGCGCGCCCATCCCCGTCCAGATGGCGATCATCAAACAGGAATCCTCTTTCGTGGACGATGCGAGGCCGCCGCGGGTGCGCTTTCTCGGTATTCCGTTGTGGCGGCCCTCTTCGGCCTTCGGCTACGCGCAGGCAAAGGACGAGACCTGGGATTGGTATCTGCGAACGACCGGCAATGGCGGCGCCGACCGGGATGACTTTGTCGACGCCGTGGACTTCGTCGCCTGGTACATTCACCAGACCTACAGCAAGCTGGGGGTGAGCAAGAGCGATGCATACTACCAGTACCTCGCCTATCACGAGGGGCAATCAGGGTTCAGGCGCGGCACTTGGCGCGCCAAGCCGGGCCTGTTGCGCGCTGCGCAGCGGGTCGAGGCCCTGGCAGCACTATACGGCCGGCAGTTGCAGGGCTGCGCTGGGGTACTGGAGGCAGCACTGTCTGATTGA
- the thrS gene encoding threonine--tRNA ligase codes for MPVVTLPDGSKREFDRAVTVREVAESIGAGLARAALAGKIDGRLVDLSCLIESDADLAIITSRDPEGLEVTRHSTAHLLAQAVKSLFPNAQVTIGPVIEDGFYYDFSFERPFTPEDLAAIEKKMEELAAQALEVKRSVLPRDEAVAYFRGLGEEYKAKIIEDIPQGEQLSLYTQGDFTDLCRGPHVPDTGKLKAFKLMKVAGAYWRGDSRNEMLQRIYGTAWTDKKDLKDYLHRLEEAERRDHRKIGKTLDLFHVQEEAPGMVFWHPAGWALWQTVEQYMRQVFRDNGYQEIRTPTIVGRALWEKSGHWDKFQDEMFTTQAEERDFAIKPMNCPCHIQVYNQGLKSYRDLPLRLAEFGSCHRNELSGVLHGIMRVRGFTQDDAHIFCTEDQIQSEVSTFIDLLQKVYADFGFNEILLKLSTRPEKRVGSDEVWDKAEAALQQALDSKGLEWQLQPGEGAFYGPKIEFSLKDCLGRVWQCGTIQVDFSMPERLGAVYVAESGAKQAPVMLHRAILGSMERFIGILVEHYAGYFPLWLAPTQVVVLNITDRQAEYAESVAKELNARGLRAKCDLRNEKIGFKIREHSMKRVPYLLIVGDKEVEASSVTVRTQKGVDLGNFTLQDIVQRLVDEASTRAAPV; via the coding sequence ATGCCCGTTGTAACGCTGCCCGATGGTTCCAAGCGCGAGTTCGATCGAGCCGTCACCGTGCGCGAGGTGGCGGAGTCCATCGGCGCGGGGCTGGCGCGCGCGGCGCTGGCCGGCAAGATCGACGGCAGGCTGGTGGATCTGTCCTGCCTCATTGAGTCCGACGCGGACCTGGCCATCATTACCAGCCGCGATCCGGAAGGTCTGGAAGTCACCCGCCATTCTACCGCGCACCTGCTGGCCCAGGCTGTCAAATCCCTGTTCCCGAATGCCCAGGTGACCATTGGTCCGGTCATCGAGGACGGCTTCTACTACGACTTCTCTTTCGAGCGTCCCTTCACGCCGGAGGATCTGGCGGCCATCGAAAAGAAGATGGAAGAACTGGCCGCGCAGGCTCTGGAAGTGAAGCGCAGCGTGTTGCCGCGCGACGAGGCGGTTGCCTATTTCCGTGGGCTGGGCGAGGAATACAAGGCCAAGATCATCGAGGATATCCCCCAGGGCGAGCAGCTTTCGCTTTACACCCAGGGCGATTTCACCGACCTGTGCCGCGGTCCCCATGTGCCGGATACCGGCAAGCTCAAGGCCTTCAAGCTGATGAAGGTGGCGGGTGCCTATTGGCGCGGGGATTCCCGCAACGAGATGCTGCAGCGCATCTACGGCACCGCCTGGACCGACAAGAAGGACTTGAAGGACTATCTGCACCGTCTGGAAGAGGCGGAGCGGCGCGATCACCGCAAGATCGGCAAGACCCTGGACCTGTTCCACGTGCAGGAGGAAGCCCCGGGCATGGTGTTCTGGCATCCGGCGGGTTGGGCCTTGTGGCAGACGGTTGAGCAGTACATGCGCCAGGTGTTTCGCGACAACGGCTATCAGGAGATCAGGACGCCGACGATCGTGGGCCGCGCCCTGTGGGAAAAGTCCGGCCACTGGGACAAGTTCCAGGACGAGATGTTCACCACCCAGGCGGAAGAGCGCGACTTCGCCATCAAGCCCATGAACTGCCCCTGCCACATCCAGGTTTACAACCAGGGCTTGAAGAGCTACCGCGATCTGCCGCTGCGCCTGGCGGAGTTCGGTTCCTGCCACCGCAACGAGCTGTCCGGCGTGCTGCACGGCATCATGCGCGTGCGTGGCTTTACCCAGGACGATGCGCACATCTTCTGCACCGAGGACCAAATCCAGTCGGAAGTGTCGACCTTCATCGACCTGCTGCAGAAGGTCTACGCGGACTTCGGCTTCAACGAGATTCTGCTCAAGCTGTCCACCCGACCGGAGAAGCGGGTCGGTTCCGATGAGGTATGGGATAAGGCCGAGGCGGCATTGCAACAGGCCTTGGACAGCAAGGGCCTGGAATGGCAGTTGCAGCCGGGCGAGGGTGCTTTCTACGGCCCCAAGATCGAATTTTCCTTAAAGGATTGCCTGGGCCGCGTCTGGCAATGCGGCACCATTCAGGTGGATTTCTCGATGCCCGAGCGCCTCGGCGCCGTGTATGTAGCCGAAAGTGGCGCGAAACAGGCGCCGGTGATGCTGCACCGCGCGATCCTGGGTTCCATGGAGCGCTTCATCGGCATTCTGGTCGAGCATTACGCCGGTTATTTCCCCTTGTGGCTGGCGCCGACCCAGGTGGTGGTGCTCAATATCACCGACCGTCAGGCCGAATATGCCGAATCGGTGGCTAAGGAATTGAATGCGCGAGGCTTGCGCGCAAAATGCGACTTGAGAAATGAGAAGATCGGCTTTAAAATCCGCGAGCACTCGATGAAGCGGGTGCCTTATCTTCTGATTGTCGGCGACAAGGAAGTTGAGGCGTCATCTGTCACCGTGCGCACTCAAAAGGGTGTGGACCTGGGTAATTTCACCTTACAGGACATAGTCCAAAGGCTGGTCGATGAAGCATCGACACGGGCCGCACCCGTGTAA
- a CDS encoding YihY/virulence factor BrkB family protein, whose translation MRAYGPFVSRWGESLRSQTGFSAQAFLAVMREVKQGGLDYRAMSLVYTSLLALVPLLAVSFSIMKAFGGESQLEPLLLELLAPLGDNAEAVAGRILESVKKLRVGLLGFLGFAFLFYTSVSLLEKIEESFNHIWRTKTSRSLLRRFSDYLSFTLVGPLLLVSLFGGLSDLVEGGPRTRAWRGLFEPVLHSAHVLLPYAFVIAAFTFLYRYVPNAKVSGRAALVGGTAAGLAWKAAGWAFAGFIAGSAQYHAVYSSFAILVLFMIWLYVSWLIVLLGVQVSFYCQHPRYLRWRSTHLRLGPRSFERVGLSLMWLVGCRFLEGGPAWTAEALAEALELPEDCVNELLDVLRDRGLLMSVGTDDPGFVPARDLSAIRMAELLCALREAHDEANLSMLETRCGAAIEAFHAGFEDALKSQAGETSLREMIVAGNAG comes from the coding sequence ATGCGCGCCTACGGACCTTTCGTCAGTCGCTGGGGCGAGTCCCTTCGGAGCCAGACCGGTTTCTCGGCGCAGGCCTTTCTCGCGGTCATGCGCGAGGTGAAGCAGGGCGGGCTGGACTACCGCGCCATGAGCCTGGTCTATACCAGCTTGCTGGCGCTGGTGCCGCTTCTGGCAGTGAGCTTCTCGATCATGAAGGCGTTCGGCGGCGAAAGCCAGTTGGAGCCCTTGCTGTTGGAATTGCTGGCGCCGCTGGGTGACAACGCGGAGGCCGTGGCAGGCCGCATCCTGGAATCTGTGAAGAAACTGCGGGTCGGTTTGCTGGGCTTTCTCGGCTTCGCTTTTCTGTTCTACACCAGTGTGTCGCTGCTGGAGAAGATCGAAGAGTCCTTCAACCACATCTGGCGCACCAAGACATCGCGGAGTTTGCTGCGGCGCTTTAGCGACTATCTGAGCTTCACACTGGTCGGTCCCCTGCTTCTTGTCTCGCTGTTCGGCGGCCTGAGTGACCTGGTCGAGGGCGGGCCGCGGACGCGGGCCTGGCGCGGATTGTTCGAGCCCGTCCTGCATTCCGCGCATGTCTTGCTGCCCTACGCGTTCGTCATTGCCGCCTTTACATTTCTGTATCGCTACGTTCCCAATGCCAAAGTCAGCGGCCGCGCCGCCCTGGTGGGAGGAACTGCAGCCGGCCTGGCATGGAAGGCCGCTGGCTGGGCATTTGCCGGATTCATCGCCGGCTCGGCCCAGTATCATGCGGTTTACTCCAGTTTCGCGATCCTGGTGCTGTTCATGATCTGGTTGTATGTCAGTTGGCTGATCGTGCTGCTGGGCGTGCAGGTATCTTTTTATTGCCAGCACCCGCGCTACCTCCGTTGGCGTTCCACCCATCTGCGCCTGGGTCCGCGATCCTTCGAGCGGGTGGGCCTGTCGCTCATGTGGTTGGTGGGATGCCGTTTTCTCGAAGGCGGCCCCGCCTGGACGGCCGAAGCGTTGGCGGAAGCCCTGGAACTGCCGGAGGACTGTGTCAATGAACTTCTGGATGTGCTCAGGGATCGGGGGTTGTTGATGTCCGTGGGAACTGATGACCCTGGATTCGTGCCCGCCCGGGACCTTTCGGCAATCCGCATGGCTGAACTGCTTTGCGCATTGCGCGAAGCCCATGACGAGGCAAATCTGAGCATGCTTGAGACGCGTTGCGGTGCGGCCATAGAGGCTTTTCACGCGGGGTTCGAAGACGCTCTGAAGTCTCAGGCGGGTGAGACATCCCTGCGCGAGATGATCGTCGCGGGGAACGCTGGCTGA
- the infC gene encoding translation initiation factor IF-3, translated as MTANDRKEPRLNDEINYPQVRLIGADGEQVGVVSSREAKQIASDADLDLVEISPTAEPPVCRVMDYGKYRFEQAKKLAAAKKKQKLIHIKEIKFRPGTDEGDYQIKLRNLVRFLSDGDKAKITVRFRGRELSHRELGMDLLKRIETDLAEHATVEQFPKLEGRQLSMTLAPKKKKS; from the coding sequence ATCACTGCGAACGATAGAAAAGAGCCGCGCCTGAACGACGAGATCAACTACCCGCAGGTACGTTTGATCGGAGCGGACGGCGAACAGGTTGGGGTTGTTTCCAGCCGCGAAGCGAAACAGATAGCCTCGGATGCCGATCTCGATCTGGTGGAGATTTCGCCCACCGCTGAGCCGCCCGTATGCCGGGTGATGGATTACGGCAAATATCGCTTCGAGCAGGCCAAGAAACTGGCGGCGGCGAAGAAAAAGCAGAAGCTCATCCACATCAAGGAAATCAAGTTCAGGCCGGGCACGGACGAGGGCGACTACCAGATCAAGCTGCGCAATCTGGTGCGCTTCCTGAGCGATGGCGATAAGGCCAAGATTACCGTGAGATTCAGAGGTCGCGAGCTGTCGCATCGCGAACTCGGCATGGATCTGCTGAAGAGAATCGAAACTGACCTGGCGGAGCACGCCACTGTGGAGCAGTTTCCCAAATTGGAGGGCAGGCAGTTGAGCATGACCCTGGCCCCCAAGAAAAAGAAGTCCTGA
- the rpmI gene encoding 50S ribosomal protein L35: MPKMKTNRGAAKRFRKTASGGFKCSHSHRRHILTKKTTKRKRQLRSTGLLHPSDVKSAARMLPFV; this comes from the coding sequence ATGCCGAAAATGAAGACCAACCGGGGCGCCGCCAAGCGCTTCCGCAAGACCGCCTCGGGCGGTTTCAAGTGCAGCCATTCGCACCGGCGGCACATCCTGACCAAGAAGACCACCAAGCGTAAGCGTCAGTTGCGCAGCACCGGCCTCCTGCATCCTTCGGATGTGAAGAGCGCCGCGCGCATGCTGCCCTTCGTCTGA